A genomic region of Polypterus senegalus isolate Bchr_013 chromosome 17, ASM1683550v1, whole genome shotgun sequence contains the following coding sequences:
- the LOC120517637 gene encoding inositol 1,4,5-trisphosphate receptor-interacting protein-like has product MGQSVSSEQEKASWHGSKVRMISCIKDDNGKTVDLKSEHPIRDRQDVEVLILDHFYKAFVDVNSLELQVAQEIVEPIVGIFHKFMKDHEEPNQPRIIGDAPLKSGSVEEQLKVLHPDEFDFMFPIALPSGMGQSFKFCHSEPDLPQTSFGFGMIQIQDKGNERFVSKFVENQYLLPDKLKDWFKSKTQKAMEFVEKNKKDIFRSINVKNLVQINPGDIIIKMAEIGAGVCLTIKYDIGINTVHQIPGKEKNIFSYSVDLIPAIQVEASDIYLIPKSFKSELHHNSKVKKTYLWRLSFSLYEMSLIRFLGQRMQLSCHTKCLKILKALRDLDTKNNPSSQLSSVLTSYHLKTMLLHIMVKDKFSVEKWKGSLLVDRIKELLEFMQKATKERRLENVLFSYELNSIPFDGKPLQKHLKIPDWAIAKKQPQAINLFSENFIDHNSLDQVRARVKEIQEQWLNVIHKHVAPLYLEITP; this is encoded by the coding sequence ATGGGTCAGAGTGTATCAAGTGAACAAGAAAAGGCCAGTTGGCATGGAAGCAAAGTGAGAATGATCAGCTGCATCAAAGATGATAACGGGAAGACGGTAGACTTGAAGTCCGAACACCCCATCCGTGACAGACAGGATGTGGAAGTGCTGATTCTCGATCATTTTTATAAAGCTTTTGTTGACGTTAACTCTCTTGAGCTGCAGGTGGCCCAGGAGATTGTAGAGCCAATCGTTGGCATTTTTCACAAATTTATGAAAGACCACGAAGAACCTAACCAACCAAGGATCATTGGAGATGCCCCTCTAAAAAGTGGCAGTGTAGAAGAACAGCTGAAGGTTCTCCATCCCGACGAGTTTGATTTTATGTTTCCGATTGCGCTGCCTAGTGGGATGGGCCAGAGTTTTAAGTTTTGTCATTCTGAGCCAGATTTACCCCAAACGTCTTTTGGTTTCGGGATGATACAAATCCAAGATAAAGGGAATGAGCGGTTTGTGAGTAAGTTTGTGGAAAATCAGTACCTTTTGCCTGACAAACTCAAAGACTGGTTCAAAAGTAAAACTCAGAAAGCCATGGAGTTtgttgagaaaaacaaaaaggatatATTTAGAAGcataaatgtgaaaaatttaGTTCAAATCAACCCAGGAGACATCATTATTAAAATGGCCGAGATTGGAGCTGGGGTATGTCTAACAATCAAATATGAtattgggattaatacagtgcatCAAataccaggaaaagaaaaaaacattttctcctaTAGTGTGGACCTCATTCCCGCTATTCAGGTGGAAGCCAGTGATATATATCTCATACCAAAAAGTTTCAAGTCTGAGCTCCATCATAACTCCAAAGTCAAAAAAACGTACCTTTGGCGTCTATCGTTTTCTTTGTATGAGATGAGCCTTATTAGATTCTTGGGACAGAGAATGCAGTTGTCCTGTCACACAAAGTGCTTGAAGATCCTTAAAGCTTTGAGAGATCTTGATACAAAGAACAATCCATCATCCCAGCTCTCCTCGGTGTTGACCTCATACCATCTGAAAACCATGCTGCTGCATATAATGGTGAAGGACAAATTCTCCGTGGAGAAGTGGAAGGGTAGCCTGCTTGTGGACAGGATTAAGGAACTGCTAGAATTCATGCAGAAAGCCACAAAGGAGAGGAGACTTGAAAATGTCTTGTTTAGCTATGAGCTGAACAGCATTCCTTTTGATGGCAAGCCGCTGCAGAAGCACCTAAAAATCCCAGACTGGGCCATCGCTAAAAAACAACCACAAGCCATCAACCTCTTCTCTGAGAATTTTATTGATCACAACTCGCTTGATCAGGTGCGTGCCAGGGTTAAGGAAATCCAGGAGCAGTGGCTGAATGTGATTCACAAGCATGTTGCTCCTTTGTACCTGGAAATTACTCCTTAA